Proteins found in one Nostoc sp. NIES-3756 genomic segment:
- the pstB gene encoding phosphate ABC transporter ATP-binding protein PstB, translated as MNQQFIPAIKVKNLSFYYNTSKAIEGISMDIYQNHVTAIIGPSGCGKSTFIKTLNRISELEGPVKVEGSVDFFGQNIYDPRININRLRRQIGMVFQRPNPFPMSIYENVAYGVRISARVPQSDLDEIVESALKGAALWQEVKDKLNKSALGLSGGQQQRLCIARALAIKPKVLLMDEPCSALDPIATMKVEELIHSLRSELTIAIVTHNMQQATRVSDFTAFFSTDESRIGQMVEFGATTQIFSNPIDPRTRDYVSGRFG; from the coding sequence ATGAATCAACAATTCATTCCTGCGATTAAAGTTAAAAACCTCAGCTTTTATTACAACACATCAAAAGCCATTGAAGGAATTTCAATGGACATCTACCAAAATCATGTAACTGCAATTATTGGCCCTAGTGGTTGTGGTAAATCGACATTTATTAAAACCCTCAATCGTATTAGTGAATTAGAAGGCCCTGTCAAAGTAGAGGGAAGTGTCGATTTTTTTGGGCAAAATATTTATGACCCACGGATCAATATCAACAGACTACGCCGCCAAATTGGCATGGTTTTTCAAAGACCAAATCCCTTTCCCATGAGCATTTATGAAAATGTTGCTTATGGTGTGAGAATATCTGCTAGAGTACCGCAATCAGATTTAGATGAGATTGTTGAATCAGCTCTTAAAGGTGCGGCTCTGTGGCAAGAAGTTAAAGATAAACTTAATAAATCAGCTTTAGGGCTGTCTGGAGGACAACAACAGAGGCTATGTATTGCGCGTGCTTTAGCAATTAAGCCAAAAGTTTTGTTAATGGATGAGCCTTGTTCTGCGCTTGATCCCATCGCCACAATGAAGGTAGAAGAACTGATCCATAGTTTACGCTCAGAATTAACGATCGCGATCGTTACTCATAATATGCAGCAAGCAACTCGTGTCTCTGATTTCACGGCTTTTTTCAGCACTGATGAAAGTCGTATTGGCCAAATGGTTGAATTTGGCGCAACTACTCAAATTTTTAGCAACCCCATCGACCCCCGCACCCGTGATTATGTTTCTGGGCGGTTTGGCTAA
- the pstC gene encoding phosphate ABC transporter permease subunit PstC: protein MTNLLPADFDNENLGLTDNDGTNFWLDRGFTWLVYTFAAIAVAVLFLMSWIIFLEARPAIAKFGIGFIWGNDWDTANEIFGALPYIYGTLVSSAIAIILTVPVSIAVALVTSEKFLPPSIQTTLAFIVELIAAIPSVIIGLWGIFIFIPVLEPPQQWLASNFKWIPLFNSEFPVGTNMLTAGIILAIMILPTMAAITRDVLLAIPKELRSASMALGGTRWETIFRVLLPAGFSGIVSAAMLALGRALGETMAVTMVIGNSAQISLSLLDPAYTIPAVLANEFAEAQPGLHIGALCYLGLILFAVTLGVNIVARLLVQWVGRRNR, encoded by the coding sequence ATGACAAATTTATTGCCTGCCGATTTTGATAATGAAAATCTGGGATTAACAGATAACGATGGCACGAATTTTTGGTTAGACAGGGGTTTTACATGGCTAGTCTATACCTTTGCAGCGATCGCAGTAGCTGTATTATTCTTGATGAGTTGGATTATATTCCTCGAAGCTAGACCAGCTATTGCTAAGTTTGGGATTGGTTTTATTTGGGGAAATGATTGGGATACAGCTAATGAGATTTTTGGCGCATTACCTTATATATATGGAACTTTGGTAAGTAGTGCGATCGCCATTATCCTAACTGTGCCTGTGAGTATAGCAGTTGCCTTAGTAACTAGCGAAAAATTTCTACCCCCGTCAATCCAAACAACATTAGCATTTATAGTTGAATTAATTGCTGCTATCCCCAGCGTCATTATTGGCTTGTGGGGAATATTTATTTTTATTCCAGTTTTGGAACCTCCTCAACAGTGGTTAGCAAGTAATTTTAAATGGATACCATTATTTAATTCCGAATTTCCCGTAGGTACAAATATGCTAACTGCGGGAATTATTCTGGCCATTATGATTTTGCCGACAATGGCAGCCATTACTCGTGATGTATTGTTAGCAATACCTAAAGAATTACGCAGTGCTTCTATGGCGTTGGGTGGTACTCGCTGGGAAACAATATTTAGAGTATTATTACCAGCCGGATTTTCAGGAATTGTCAGTGCAGCCATGCTGGCTTTAGGAAGGGCTTTAGGCGAAACAATGGCTGTGACAATGGTAATTGGTAACTCAGCACAAATCAGTCTTTCCTTACTAGACCCGGCTTATACAATTCCTGCTGTCTTAGCTAATGAATTTGCCGAAGCACAACCAGGATTACATATTGGTGCTTTATGTTATCTAGGCTTAATATTATTTGCCGTCACTCTAGGTGTAAACATTGTTGCTAGGTTATTAGTTCAGTGGGTTGGGAGAAGAAATAGATAG
- a CDS encoding phosphate ABC transporter ATP-binding protein — MNKLIPAIRVKNLSFYYDTQKILEEVSMDIYENKVTAIIGPSGCGKSTFIKCLNRMNELEAEVRVEGRVEFYNQNIYERRVNLNRLRRQVSMVHPKPNLFPMSVYDNVAYGVKIVGWRPKVEIDEIVESALKEADIWDEVKHKIYKSALDLSGGQQQRLCIARALAVKPKVLLMDEPCFGLDPIASMKVESLIQSLRLRSELTMVIVSHNLSQVARISDFTAFLQGNENRISRLVEFGLTKKMFNSPTDSRTREYVLARLG, encoded by the coding sequence ATGAATAAACTAATTCCAGCCATCAGAGTCAAAAATCTCAGCTTTTACTATGACACCCAGAAAATCTTAGAAGAGGTGTCAATGGACATATATGAGAATAAGGTGACTGCAATTATTGGCCCTAGTGGTTGTGGAAAATCTACTTTTATTAAGTGCCTCAATCGGATGAATGAACTAGAAGCAGAAGTGCGAGTTGAGGGCAGAGTAGAATTTTATAATCAAAATATCTATGAGCGTCGGGTTAACTTGAATCGGCTACGCCGACAAGTGAGTATGGTACATCCCAAACCCAATCTTTTCCCCATGAGTGTTTATGATAACGTGGCCTATGGAGTGAAAATTGTTGGTTGGCGACCAAAAGTAGAGATAGATGAAATTGTTGAATCTGCCTTAAAAGAAGCTGATATTTGGGATGAAGTCAAACATAAAATATATAAGTCAGCGTTAGACCTTTCTGGTGGTCAGCAACAGCGTCTATGTATTGCGCGTGCTTTAGCTGTGAAACCAAAAGTTCTGTTGATGGATGAACCTTGTTTTGGTCTTGATCCCATAGCCAGTATGAAGGTAGAAAGCTTAATTCAAAGTTTACGTCTTCGTTCTGAATTAACAATGGTGATAGTTAGCCACAACTTGTCTCAAGTTGCTCGTATATCAGATTTTACAGCTTTCTTACAGGGTAATGAAAATCGCATTAGTCGGTTAGTTGAATTTGGTCTGACTAAGAAAATGTTTAACAGTCCTACTGATTCTCGTACTCGTGAATATGTATTAGCCCGTCTGGGGTAA
- the pstA gene encoding phosphate ABC transporter permease PstA → MSNYQSSEIDKAIASELISPLPPRRLIFTYLMNALAFAFSALAIIPLFSIIWEIISRGIVGLKPQMFVNAVIDNGFGNAILGTITVVAIGSVLSIPVGLFTGIFLAEFGQTSPIARFVRFIVSILTGVPSIVVGIFAYGLIVLATKQFSAIAGGFALATIMLPIIALTTEEALKLIPIDQRLASAALGGTRFQTTFRVVVTAALPSITTGILLAVARAAGETAPLIFTALFSLDWSGGLSGPTASLPVLIYNLYNDPDPARNQLVWTTSIVLLGLVLSVSLISRLFTRKKKIK, encoded by the coding sequence ATGAGTAATTATCAATCATCAGAAATCGATAAAGCTATAGCCTCAGAATTAATAAGTCCTCTACCACCCAGAAGGCTTATATTTACTTATTTAATGAATGCTCTTGCCTTTGCGTTCTCTGCTTTAGCCATAATTCCATTATTCTCAATTATTTGGGAAATTATTAGCCGAGGAATTGTTGGTTTAAAACCACAAATGTTTGTCAACGCAGTAATTGATAATGGCTTTGGCAACGCCATTTTAGGAACTATTACAGTTGTAGCTATTGGTTCTGTGTTAAGTATTCCTGTAGGTTTATTTACTGGTATATTTTTAGCAGAATTTGGTCAAACTAGCCCCATCGCTCGTTTCGTGCGTTTTATTGTTAGTATTTTGACTGGTGTTCCTTCAATTGTGGTGGGGATATTTGCCTATGGTTTGATAGTTTTAGCTACTAAACAATTTAGTGCGATCGCAGGTGGATTTGCCCTAGCCACAATTATGTTACCAATCATCGCCCTCACTACAGAAGAAGCACTAAAGCTTATTCCTATAGACCAACGCCTCGCCTCAGCAGCTTTGGGTGGAACACGCTTTCAAACTACTTTTCGTGTAGTTGTGACTGCTGCTCTACCCTCGATTACTACAGGTATTTTACTTGCTGTAGCTCGTGCGGCTGGTGAAACAGCACCGCTAATCTTTACAGCTTTGTTTAGCCTAGACTGGTCAGGCGGATTATCTGGCCCAACAGCTTCCTTACCAGTCTTAATTTATAACCTCTACAATGACCCCGATCCCGCAAGAAATCAATTAGTTTGGACAACTTCCATAGTATTACTCGGTTTAGTGTTGAGTGTTAGTTTAATTTCGCGTTTATTTACTCGCAAGAAAAAAATTAAATAA
- a CDS encoding M61 family metallopeptidase, translated as MTEATAPRIDIGVQDTVPTINYLVAMPQPETHLFEVSLQIVNYSLPILDLRMPVWTPGSYLVREYAKNLQDFTAFAGDKVLPWRKISKNHWQINKGDVSEVTVRYRIFANELSVRTNHLDATHGYFNGAALFFRIPGWENLPIRVTILPPHPQWRVTTPLPTISEQFNTFYAADFDTLVDSPFEIGEHQLYHFEVLGKPHELAIWGQGNYQVQQLIRDTQKIIQVEAQMFGGLPYERYVFLVHLFAQAYGGLEHKNCCSLIYQRFGFRSQDKYERFIQLVAHEFFHLWNVKRIRPQALEVFNYDQENYTPSLWFCEGTTSYYDLLIPLRAGIYDAKTYLNYWSKEITRLLTTPGRKVQPLSESSFDAWIKLYRPDTNTGNSQVSYYLKGEMVSLLLDLLIRARYRNQRSLDDVMRQMWQKFGQAEIGYTPEQLQAVIESVAGVDLTDFFARYIDGTEELPFNQYLEPFGLQLVTEREEEPYLGIKINTENGREIIKFVEAGSPAQLAGIDAGDELLAIAGIKITAHQLSDRLKDYQANDTIQVTVFHQDELRTYSVTLDSPRPTKYQLLPVKNPDATQQENFAGWLGASIPSVG; from the coding sequence ATGACTGAAGCGACAGCACCTCGTATCGATATTGGCGTTCAGGACACCGTGCCGACGATTAATTATTTGGTGGCAATGCCCCAACCAGAGACGCATCTATTTGAGGTGAGTTTGCAAATCGTAAACTATTCATTACCAATTCTTGACTTAAGAATGCCGGTGTGGACACCAGGATCATATTTGGTGCGCGAGTACGCCAAGAATTTACAAGATTTCACTGCTTTTGCAGGAGATAAAGTTCTACCTTGGCGTAAAATCAGTAAAAACCACTGGCAAATCAATAAAGGTGATGTGTCAGAAGTTACGGTGCGCTACCGGATTTTTGCAAACGAACTATCGGTAAGAACCAATCATTTGGATGCTACCCACGGTTACTTCAATGGGGCGGCATTGTTTTTTAGAATACCAGGATGGGAAAATTTACCAATCCGCGTTACTATTTTACCACCGCATCCTCAATGGCGGGTAACTACTCCCTTACCTACTATCAGTGAGCAATTCAATACTTTCTATGCTGCTGATTTTGATACTCTGGTAGACAGTCCTTTTGAGATTGGTGAACACCAGTTATATCACTTTGAGGTATTAGGAAAGCCTCATGAACTGGCAATCTGGGGACAAGGTAATTATCAAGTACAGCAGCTGATTAGAGATACTCAAAAAATTATTCAAGTAGAAGCGCAAATGTTCGGTGGATTGCCTTATGAGCGATACGTCTTCTTGGTGCATCTATTTGCTCAAGCTTACGGAGGTTTGGAGCATAAAAATTGCTGCTCTCTAATCTATCAGCGTTTTGGATTCCGCTCTCAAGATAAATACGAACGTTTTATCCAGTTAGTAGCACACGAGTTCTTCCACTTGTGGAATGTCAAGCGCATCCGTCCCCAAGCCTTGGAAGTGTTTAACTACGATCAGGAAAATTACACACCTTCTTTATGGTTCTGTGAGGGAACTACTAGTTATTACGATTTACTGATTCCTTTACGAGCAGGCATTTATGATGCCAAGACTTACTTAAACTATTGGAGTAAGGAAATAACTAGGTTACTAACCACACCGGGGCGGAAAGTCCAACCACTGTCTGAATCAAGTTTTGATGCTTGGATTAAACTTTATCGCCCAGATACCAATACAGGCAATTCCCAAGTCTCCTACTACTTGAAAGGAGAGATGGTTTCTTTGTTGCTAGATTTACTGATTAGAGCGCGGTATCGCAATCAGCGTTCTTTGGATGATGTGATGCGGCAAATGTGGCAAAAGTTCGGTCAAGCTGAAATTGGTTACACTCCAGAACAGTTACAGGCGGTAATTGAATCGGTAGCTGGTGTTGATTTGACAGATTTCTTTGCACGCTATATCGACGGTACAGAAGAATTGCCATTTAATCAGTACTTAGAACCTTTTGGGTTGCAGTTGGTCACAGAGAGAGAAGAAGAACCTTATCTCGGGATCAAGATAAATACGGAAAATGGCCGGGAGATAATTAAATTTGTCGAAGCTGGCTCACCGGCACAACTGGCAGGAATTGATGCAGGTGATGAATTGCTAGCGATCGCCGGCATTAAAATCACAGCCCATCAATTGAGCGATCGCCTCAAAGATTATCAAGCAAATGATACTATTCAGGTAACAGTTTTCCACCAAGATGAACTACGTACCTATTCCGTAACTCTCGATTCACCACGACCCACAAAATATCAGCTATTACCAGTAAAAAATCCTGATGCTACGCAGCAAGAAAACTTTGCCGGCTGGTTAGGTGCTTCTATACCTAGTGTTGGTTAA
- the pstS gene encoding phosphate ABC transporter substrate-binding protein PstS, with the protein MNFSATALQRVFTAAVVTSAVAISPLFTAIAQAQTLNGAGATFPAPLYERYAREVKKKHPELKINYQGIGSGGGIRQTIAGTVDFGGSDAAMTDAEIAKVKNGVILVPTSGGAVSVVYNVPGVNNLRLSRTTLPAIFSGQITNWNDAKIKADNPGVNLPSQPIRFAVRADSSGTTFIFTNHLSAISPYFKGRIGANTAPKWTLPNVLKGKGNPGVAALVARTPGSIGYVEYAYAAKNNLRSAQIQNKKGEYVAPSLQSANAALSTVSFPDNYRVFVGDPNQGYPIVGLTWMMVYRQYADAAKSQAVKRWINWVLTDGQQYNDDLNYTRIPASVANRVMQTVNGNVKP; encoded by the coding sequence ATGAACTTCTCTGCCACCGCTTTACAGCGTGTATTTACTGCTGCTGTGGTAACATCTGCTGTTGCCATTAGTCCTCTTTTTACAGCGATCGCGCAAGCCCAAACTCTTAACGGGGCAGGAGCAACATTTCCCGCTCCACTTTATGAACGGTATGCGCGTGAAGTTAAAAAGAAACATCCAGAACTAAAAATTAACTATCAAGGAATTGGTAGTGGTGGTGGTATTCGCCAAACAATTGCCGGGACTGTTGACTTTGGTGGTAGTGATGCTGCAATGACAGATGCAGAAATAGCTAAAGTCAAGAATGGTGTAATTCTTGTACCTACATCTGGTGGTGCAGTTTCTGTTGTTTATAATGTTCCTGGTGTCAATAATCTCCGCCTATCCCGTACTACATTACCAGCTATTTTTTCTGGTCAAATTACTAATTGGAACGATGCCAAAATTAAGGCTGATAACCCTGGTGTAAACCTACCAAGCCAACCAATTAGATTTGCTGTCCGTGCTGATAGTAGTGGTACTACATTTATTTTCACCAACCACTTGAGTGCTATTAGCCCATACTTCAAAGGCAGAATTGGCGCGAACACTGCACCCAAATGGACTTTACCAAACGTCCTTAAAGGTAAAGGAAACCCTGGTGTAGCGGCTTTAGTAGCTCGTACTCCTGGGTCTATTGGTTATGTTGAATATGCTTACGCTGCCAAAAATAACCTGAGATCAGCACAAATCCAAAATAAAAAAGGAGAATATGTCGCTCCTTCTCTCCAATCTGCTAATGCTGCGTTATCAACTGTAAGTTTCCCAGATAATTACCGTGTATTTGTAGGTGATCCCAACCAAGGTTATCCTATTGTCGGACTCACCTGGATGATGGTTTACAGACAGTATGCAGATGCTGCTAAATCTCAAGCTGTTAAACGATGGATTAACTGGGTTTTAACAGACGGTCAACAATATAATGATGACCTCAATTACACTAGAATCCCTGCTTCTGTGGCTAATCGTGTAATGCAAACAGTTAATGGCAACGTCAAACCATAG
- a CDS encoding UbiD family decarboxylase has protein sequence MARDLRGFIKILEERGQLRRISALVDPDLEIAEISNRMLQQGGPGLLFENVKGSSFPVAVNLMGTVERICWAMNMQQPQELETLGKKLSMLQQPKPPKKISQAIDFGKVLFDVIKAKPGRDFFPACQQVVIQGDDLDLNKLPLIRPYPGDAGKIITLGLVITKDCETGTPNVGVYRLQLQSKNTMTVHWLSVRGGARHLRKAAERGQKLEVAIALGVDPLIIMAAATPIPVDLSEWLFAGLYGGSGVQLAKCKTVDLEVPADSEFVLEGTITPGEILPDGPFGDHMGYYGGVEDSPLIRFHCMTHRQDPVYLTTFSGRPPKEEAMMAIALNRIYTPILRQQVSEIVDFFLPMEALSYKAAIISIDKAYPGQARRAALAFWSALPQFTYTKFVIVVDKDINIRDPRQVVWAISSKVDPTRDVFILPNTPFDTLDFASEKIGLGGRMGIDATTKIPPETDHEWGAPLESDADVSAMVERRWAEYGLADLQLGEVDPNLFGYDMR, from the coding sequence ATGGCCAGAGATTTACGGGGATTTATCAAGATTTTGGAAGAAAGAGGGCAATTGCGGCGGATTTCTGCTTTGGTTGACCCAGATTTGGAAATTGCTGAGATTTCTAACCGGATGCTGCAACAAGGCGGGCCGGGTTTGTTATTTGAAAATGTTAAAGGTTCTTCTTTCCCCGTGGCTGTTAATTTGATGGGAACGGTGGAGAGGATATGTTGGGCGATGAATATGCAGCAACCTCAAGAGTTGGAGACTCTGGGTAAAAAGCTGAGTATGCTGCAACAACCAAAACCACCAAAGAAAATTTCTCAGGCGATAGATTTTGGTAAAGTGTTGTTCGATGTCATCAAAGCGAAACCAGGGCGGGACTTTTTTCCAGCTTGTCAGCAGGTGGTGATTCAAGGTGATGACTTGGATCTCAATAAGTTACCTTTGATTCGTCCTTACCCTGGTGATGCTGGCAAAATTATCACGCTAGGACTGGTAATTACTAAAGATTGTGAAACGGGTACGCCAAATGTGGGTGTATATCGCTTACAACTGCAATCCAAGAATACGATGACGGTTCATTGGTTATCGGTGCGGGGTGGGGCGAGACATTTACGTAAAGCGGCTGAACGTGGTCAAAAATTAGAAGTGGCGATCGCACTTGGTGTAGATCCTTTAATTATCATGGCAGCAGCTACACCCATTCCTGTAGATTTATCAGAGTGGTTATTTGCTGGGCTGTATGGTGGTTCGGGTGTGCAGTTAGCTAAGTGTAAAACTGTAGATTTAGAAGTACCCGCAGATTCCGAGTTTGTTTTAGAAGGGACAATTACTCCAGGGGAAATTTTACCTGATGGCCCCTTTGGCGACCACATGGGTTATTACGGGGGCGTGGAAGATTCACCCTTGATTCGTTTCCATTGTATGACACACCGCCAAGACCCGGTTTATTTGACCACATTTAGCGGTCGTCCACCCAAAGAAGAAGCAATGATGGCGATCGCACTTAACCGGATTTATACCCCAATTCTGCGGCAACAAGTCTCAGAAATTGTCGATTTCTTCTTACCAATGGAAGCCCTCAGTTACAAAGCGGCGATTATATCCATTGATAAAGCTTATCCCGGACAAGCAAGACGGGCAGCTTTGGCGTTTTGGAGTGCCTTACCCCAATTCACATACACCAAATTTGTCATCGTCGTTGATAAAGACATTAACATCCGTGACCCGCGCCAAGTAGTATGGGCAATTAGTTCTAAAGTTGACCCCACAAGAGATGTATTCATTCTGCCAAACACGCCATTTGATACCTTAGATTTTGCTAGTGAAAAAATCGGCTTGGGTGGGCGTATGGGAATTGATGCTACTACCAAGATTCCCCCAGAAACAGACCATGAATGGGGTGCGCCTTTAGAGTCTGATGCAGATGTCTCCGCAATGGTAGAAAGACGATGGGCGGAATATGGTTTAGCTGATTTGCAATTAGGGGAAGTTGACCCTAATTTGTTTGGTTACGATATGAGATAG